The Dermacentor andersoni chromosome 1, qqDerAnde1_hic_scaffold, whole genome shotgun sequence genomic interval acactaccatctgttgcgccggagggccccgccttctgcttcaccagagtcgtgaacgatggctgagtatggcgctgtggttgtccacgtacacgggctgcttcctcagcatccgtctcgtccatcagcatctcggacgagtcctcgctggttcccgggcctgtaatgctcgcgtaagtgcgagtacactggtcttcttcgtgcccgaagcgtcggcagattccgcaacgcgggactcgacattccttgcggatgtggcccgtaccgcgacaccgaaggcacagcgggggtctgcctggtaccacgacaagcgccaactcaccgccaacgctcagctggtgtggcaagtcgtccaacttcacgcccgctttcaacttgagggtgacaagccgggtggttgatcccttctctgtcataccttgcacacgccagcgctcccgggctacttcggtaacttttccatagggcgcaaaggcgacacgcacgtcctcatcaggcacattgtgtagaagccagtggagcttcagtcgaacgtcctggttcgccgggtcaatcaccaggcagcggcggttttttacacgcagctccccgatgctcgagatcttcttcaccgcgtccgcgtccttgaaagtgatagcccagacatggctcatgcgatacgcccccagggcgataacatccggaagaagcgaatgcggtgccaatgcgtcacggaaatcttcaatccggtacggtcgcgccgtaatatcagcgtgcaaaaaaactgtattcaaaacataacgacctgttggcagacctggcagaacaacTTGGTAGGTGCCCTCCTGTTCCATCGTCCGGTTTCCGCGGCCAGACAAGGCCGCTCaagccgctccaacggagcccgtcatcatgcgtccgtcacgctcggtggccggaagcagaatgctgcgtcactctgctgctcctgcatgctttgtaaatttgtttatatttgtaataaacgaaagtagccttttttttaaggcgggaaacacgagcgcgcagcacaagagagcacttctcggagtgcaattatgtctataagacaccaaattactgcgctgataagttcTTCCTGTTAAATTggagcaaaataatataaaggaaacatgtatcagagcgtggtttcgatccacggacctctgggttatgggcccagcacgcttccgctgcgccactctgctgctcctgcatgctttgtaaatttgtttatatttgtaataaacgaaagtagcctttttttttaaggcgggaagcacgagcgcgcagcacaagagagcacttctcggaatGCGACTatgtctataagacaccaaattactgcgctgataagttcTTCCTGTTAAATTggagcaaaataatataaaggaaacatgtagcagagcgtggtttcgatccacggacctctaggttatgggcccagcacgcttccgctgcgccactctgctgctcctgcatgctttgtaaatttgtttatatttgtaataaacgaaagtcgccttttttttaaggcgggaaacacgagcgcgcagcacaagagagcacttctcggaatGCGACTatgtctataagacaccaaattactgcgctgataagttcTTCCTGTTAAATTGGAGCAAAATAAtacaaaggaaacatgtagcagggcgtggtttcgatccacggacctctagGTTacgggcccagcacgcttccgctgcgccactctgctgctcctgcatgctttgtaaatttgtttatatttgtaataaacgaaagtcgccttttttttaaggcgggaaacacgagcgcgcagcacaagagagcacttctcggaatGCGACTatgtctataagacaccaaattactgcgctgataagttcTTCCTGTTAAATTggagcaaaataatataaaggaaacatgtagcagagcgtggtttcgatccacggacctctgggttatgggcccagcacgcttccgctgcgccactctgctgctcctgcatgctttgtaaatttgtttatatttgtaataaacgaaagtagcctttttttttttttaaggcgggaaacacgagcgcgcagcacaagagagcacttctcggagcgCGACTatgtctataagacaccaaattactgcgctgataagttcTTCCTGTTAAATTggagcaaaataatataaaggaaacatgtagcagagcgtggtttcgatccacggacgtctgggttatgggcccagcacgcttccgctgcgccactctgctgctcctgcatgctttgtaagtttgtttatatttgtaataaaCGAAAGTAGCCTTTatttttaaggcgggaaacacgagcgcgcagcacaaaTGAGCACTTCTCGGAATGCGACTatgtctataagacaccaaattactgcgctgataagttcTTCCTGTTAAATTggagcaaaataatataaaggaaacatgtagcagagcgtggtttcgatccacggacctctgggttatgggcccagcacgcttccgctgcgccactctgctgcttttttttttttttctttattgcctgttttataAGAAATACACGATTCACAGCTATTCTCCGCTGcgattacaaaacaaaaaagacagttCAATGTGCGGGTGTACCTTGTCGTTTAATTTTGGTTTAAAAAGGCTGAATGTTTGCAAGCTGTTCAAATGCTGTTAACCACTCAGGTGGTTCGCTGAGCGCTTTAAAAGCTTCGCGAATGTACAAtacattttcagcaaaatattcttTGGCCGGTTTTGCGTCAACATCCTCATTACGCACCgccattcgtgttttccacaCGCTGTGCATGCAGAGTAACATCACCATATCACATGGCACGCCTTCTGTCTCTTCAAACGGTAAAAAACGGATTCCAAAAGGTGTTAaaggaaattctttttttagtgtcctttgtagaatgtcccaaagGAAGACTGAGTCCCTGCACTCCAGAAAAATATGCTCCATTGTCTCCGGTTTCTGACATATCTGGCAATTCACACTCCAGGGTACAAAGATCCCCTTCTCCTGCAGCCATGGCTTGACAGGAAGCGTGCCAGTgtgtagcatgaaaaaaaaagcttttgttgTTGCTCTTACAGGCATTTTCTTAACTCTTTTTAAGACATTCTGCTCACGCCCCAGTGCAGATACTGCACGGTATATTGGTACTGGACACATGATATTAACTATATCTCGGTATAATCGCTTTCTTGCGACTGTGTTCAGGTATTCCAAAGAAAGTGTACTTTTAGAAAACGGAAAGTGCTTATCACTTCAAACAAAAAACCTCGGACAACCACTTGACGTATGCCATACGACGTCACAACATATTCTGGCAGTGCGTCACCTAATCGCGTCTGGATAACGCACCGCAAAAAACAATCGCTTTCGTCGCGCAAGAACATGAAACGCGACACtacttgtttcaaaaataaatgcgacaaacccaACCCTCCTTTCTGCACAGCGTGAAACAGATTCAGACGACTCGTGCGCTCCCATCCTGATCCCCACACGAACATAGCAAAAACCCTGTGCAACTTTTGTACACACACTCGGGATATACATAAAACTTGCAACATATAAAACACTTTAGCGACAAGAAATAAATTGCAGACAGTGGCTCTCGTGAATATTGACAGATTCTTGCCTCCCCACTTCGTTGTTTGTGCTTTAGCCCACTCAGTTTGTTCAGTCCATTGCGTCGTGGTATCGCGATAGTATTCCAAAGGAACACCAAGATAACTGgggcgcgatcttgtacgcgttccaaaattgaacggaccgcctccgttctaaacgtcacgaaataggcggttcgcagtgttcgcgagaacgagaggaagcaaacagccaatgagcgaagtggaagcctgcgtcacgcttttgacgtctgcttggggaccgtataatatattgagaagcgtttgcaacatgttgagaaatattttgctattatgagtgagtagcaaaatgtgttggtgttgcttttcaaagattcaatttggaatggaaaacgactgaaacaaaatattgcggttaatgtcttcaaatggcgctaggtggtgtcgcagttttgcgaaacgtttagtgatggcgctagccaccaccccgtttcaagcacacggcgcgaattttgaagcGGTTGGTTCAGTCGTTCAGTCGAGCACTGGAAGCCATGGCGCTAAACGTGACAGCACCGGTGAAGGGGCCACGTGTGTCGGAGGGGCAGAGAGAGACGGTGGTCGCCTTCATGGAAGCGCATCCCCAGCTGGCTATAAGATCCAGCGAGCTGGGGCCGCGCTTCACTGCTGGCGACCGCCGACGGCTGTGGCAGCAGCTAGCGGACCAGCTCAACACTCAAGGCCCCGTTGTGAAAACCACTGAGCAGTGGCAAGAGTGGTGGCGGAAGCAGGTGTTCGAGGCCCGCCGCAACGCTGCCGCACTTGCCCAAGAACAAAGGTGAGTGACCGTCCAATGGCCTGGGCGATTTGTCCTTCGACATTGGCGTGTATTTTCAGAAGCACAGGAGGGGGGCGGCTCCATGGCTTTCATGGCCGAGTCCTGGAGCTCACCGGGACGGTCCGCCTCCACGGTGTGACCGACCTCCCCTACCAAGAGGTAAGCACACTGCCGCCGTAATATCATGGGTTCCTGAATGGTGCCGGTTTAGAGTTTGCCAGTTTGCCAGTTGCCAGAGTTTGCCAGTTGTAAGTGCTACCTTTAGCAGAACGCGACACCGTTGGTGAACAGGAAAATAGCGTAGGAGAGAACGGAAAAGCAGGTAGGTTAATCAACTAGAATCTCAGTTGGCTGCGTTTTCGGGAAATGGGGGGTTAAGTGATTAACACAGAATTAAAATGCCTTCGCGGAAGTGCACGAGGACGGTAACACATGGGATCATTAAGCACTCAATAATTGCACAATATTTTCGCAAATTAGTACGAAAACTTGCAACGTAGGCATTGTAACAAATAGCCACGCTTATGACATTTTCCAGCAGGCTGACGTCCCCACCTGCGCGATGGAAGTCGTCGTGCAAGGCGAGGCTGCGGGCGTGAGCACAGCGACACGTAAGCATCAGAGGAATGAGTGTTTTAATTATCGCCAATTGTGTGTGCAGTTCGTAAACATTAATGTGTTTACTCTACAGCGGCAGAGGATCCACCGCGCGGCGCGGCGCCTGCCGAAAGGGTGGCCGCTGCACCTGGTAAGTTATTGATCCTCAAGCTGTTAAATAAAATGAGCTCTTGTATTTTACTGAACTAGCCCAATAAGCCATAACATGGCCATAGCCACTTTTATTCGTACCATAACATGCAGTGCAACTGTAGAAAATGCTGTATGTTCTCAGTGTTGCAGCACCCTGTTCGGCCACCACGTCGACAGCGACCGCGACGGGTGGATACCctgacgacgatgtcgtcgcagtgcgcccgcagcctggaacagggcgacgaggtgctgcaggttggtaggccctttggtgtcattttacatgaaggacataaatattctttatgctttgttataagtaaatcatcaatctgaaaaacaaatcagcttgggatgtaaacaaga includes:
- the LOC140212924 gene encoding uncharacterized protein; this encodes MAWAICPSTLACIFRSTGGGRLHGFHGRVLELTGTVRLHGVTDLPYQEQADVPTCAMEVVVQGEAAGVSTATPAEDPPRGAAPAERVAAAPVLQHPVRPPRRQRPRRVDTLTTMSSQCARSLEQGDEVLQVLRRIEASTTRLAVAAERTAAAQEGILEQVRAIAQDITEHLQQARH